The Cygnus olor isolate bCygOlo1 chromosome 28, bCygOlo1.pri.v2, whole genome shotgun sequence genome segment TTTGGAGTATCTGAATGACCAGAATAAAGTTACTGTTGAGTAATTTATTCATATCTTATATGTACAGTGAAATCCTCTGGAAAGAGATTTGATAAAGgaataaacttttaaatgaacCAAACCACACCTGTTTCCAGCGCGAGGTGCTCGACTCCTTGCTCGAGGCGGTGCTGTCCCTTCTCCCGGGCTCTCCTCGCTGAAGCACCTTCGCAGCATCCTGCCTTCCCCGGCTGCTTTTGGGCAGAGCTGGTGCCAAAACGCTCGGCCCGGGGCCGTTGCCAAACGCAGCGATGCCAAGCAGCAGCTCCGCGGCTCGTGCTctctgctgtggtttttttttttttttttttgtcgtcGTTGTTAAAAAAAGCCAGGTCTTGCCCACGTTGCCCTGATGCTGGACACaaaacccagccctgctgcaccgGGGGCTGTTCCCCGGTGTTGGGTTTTTCCTCCTCTGGGTACGGAGCAGTCCCCGAAGCCggggcagcagcaccgggggggCTTTTGCCTGCTGGGGCTTTGCCCCCAGGTGTGGGGCGAGAGGCTCTgtcccggggctggggctgtgctgccagcgTCTCTTCACCCAGCCTGGCTTCTGCAATGACCCGGGGGACGAGGGCAGCTTCCAGAGGCTCGCGTTTTTCCCGTTTCGCCGTGTAATTGCTCATTTTTAACACTAGAGTGAAGCTACGCGGAGGGCGATGGCAGCTTGAGTTTTGCTCCGCTTTCGGCGGGTTAAGAGGCACCGAAGAAAGGCTCGCGGGAAAAACCAGCAGCGATTTTCCAAGCGGTAACCCCCggcctcccttcccctccctgctttgAAGCTCCAACACGTCCGAGCTCGGGTCTTTGGCTCCCTTCTGGCCAGGCTGCCCGCACCAGGACCCCGCCGGAGCCGCGCTCAGCCGGTGGCACTGCGGCCGGGGCGAGGAGGTCGGGGCTCAGGGGGCGCGGGCAGCACCGTGGGGCGGCCCCGGGTTTCGTGGCTTTTCGTGGCTTTTGTGGCCGAGCTTGGAGGCACCTGCGGGCAGTTCTGGGCTCGTGGCACCGCTCCGGCTCGTGGCCAGCTCAACGTCAGGATCCGgaggcaccagccctgctggaaCCAGTCTGTTTTGACTATAACAGCCTCTTCCTCCGCCCCGCTTCTATTCATAGCCATCTCCTTCTGCGAAGATGAATTAAACGCGTTCTTCCTGTCCCCTCCTAGCAGTCTCGCAGGGCTCAGGCAAGCAGGATGCCCCGTGGGGAAGGGCGCACGAATCCCGGCGCGGAGCTGTCGGGTGCTGCCCGTGGGTCCGGGGCTGCCGAGGTGCCGGTTTCTGCAGCGGGGCTGCTCCTTCCGTGGGGCTCTGCCCCACAAAAAGGGGCTcgcagctgtgcagaggaggTGGACGTGGCGCGGGCAGGCGGCCGGGTCTTCCCGTGGACCCACCTGCGCGCCTCAGGGCCGCTCTCCGGAAAGCTGCTCGTAAATGTtctcctgcccctcctgccccgcGGGGGCTGCAGTTCTCGTGGCACTGCTCTTCCTCTGGCCGTAAACGGGGTCATCAAACTCCAGCGAGGGGTTCCTTGGGGCCTGGGGATGGGACGGGGAAGGAAACCCCCCGTGAGATGGTGCCTTAGCCTCGGGGGGGAGGCTCGGCTGGagagcccggccccgcaccATCCCCGCACCATCCCACCTGGagctcagctcccagcacctcGAGGGTGGGACGGGGGGGGTGGGACGCACCTCcaggggtgggctgggggctcctctcTGCCCACCGCCCACGGTGGGAGCCGCGgggggctgcctcctcctggAAGCTTGGCTGGAGAAGCTGCGGAAGAGCCGGCGGCGCGCGGGCTCGGTGGGCGCCTGCGCCTTGGGGGGCAGCGTGGAGAtggggccccgcgcccccctggggagcagggggggcaGCTCCCGCTGGGCCAGCGCCACCTCGGAGTAGACGTTCTCCTCGGGAGCggggccgcagccccggcccatGGCGTAGAAGGGGATGGGCTCCTCCGGCTCCGCGCACTCGCGGGGCTCCGCGTAGGTGTGGAAGCGCACGAGCTGCTGGTACTTGGCCTCGGGCGGCTCGGCGGGGACGGCTTCGCGCTGCACCTGCGCGTAGGGACCCTCGGGGGCTGCTCCTCCGCTCCTGGCCCGGCTGCGTGGCCCCTGGGGGGCTGACGAGGAGCCCACCTTGgccgggagcggcgggggggTGCCGGGAgcctgggagagagagagagaaaaggagggttgggggcagccccggggaccTGCGCCATCCCCACCCCAGCAGCGTCCCCATGGACCGGAGCCGTCCTCGCCCCAACCACATCCCGGCACCttgcagctgctctggaagCGCCCCCGTCCCCCCCTAACCTTGCCTTTACCTCCCCGGAGCCTCCCTCGGTGCCGtcccccgccgcctgcccggcTCCCGGCGGCCGCTTGGCCACGGTGCTGTACGCCGGCGGGGTCGCTGGCAatggggagctgctgccggGGGGCTGCACCCCCCTGTGGGGCTTGTCCTGCTGCGGCGAGAGGAGAGGGGTGAGCGCAGGGCAGGGCGCAGACCCGGGGAGGTGGCACCGGGGCACCAGCCCCAGCTTTGGTTTTGCCCAGCTGCAACGCGTCCTCAGCACCCGTCGAGAAGCAGGAACGCCTCTGCGGGCGGCAGGGGCTAACGAGGGGGATATTAAAGGAGCTAATTAcagcaagggggggggggggatcctCACCCGTGGGCACGGCACCGTCAGGAACTCGTGGTAGGGCGCGACGGGCGCGGCGGCGTAGTGCCGCAGCAGCGCGGCCAGCTCGGCGTGGGCGCTGCGCTCGCCCAGGATCACGTAGCGCCCGTCGGGCAGCTGGTCCAGCACGAAGTGCCGGCAGCGCTCCCTGCCCCtgcggggacggggatggggtCAGCGGTGGCGGCACGGCGAGGGGCCGAGCTCCCTGGGCTGGGGTCCCTCACCTGTAGGACAGGACGAAGCCCACGGTGCTCTCGCTGAAGCGCACCAAGAAGCAGCCCGGCGGCcggtcctgcagcagctgctccgtCTCCCTGCGGGACGGGGTGGATGAGCGAAGCTCCCCCAAttcccctgtccccccccaccTTGTTACGGGGTCACCCCCTGCTCACCTGCGGCTGATGAAGCCGTGGAACCAGGCTGGGAGCTCGCCCTCggcccccagcctcctggccTGCGTCTGCTCGAACCACAGCCTGGTGCGCGCCCACAGGGCCACCAGCTCCGGCTGCGCGCCCCCCCCGGGCGGGGGCCACCCCGGCGGCGCctgggaggaagcagagaggggctggggcttggGGGGATGCGGGGCAGAGGGTGCCTGAggatgctctgctgctcccccGCACCCCttcgtgccccccccccccgggggcggtgggtggctgctgccagcccccccagccccggtgtGCAGACGTGGGGGCCGTGCCTGGGGAGTGGGAGAGGGGCCGGGTCGGTGTGCGGTGCTGGACGGTCCCTGCAGGGGCTTTGTGGTGAGGACACGGTACCTGCAGGTGGCTGAGAGTGctggggtggggagctggggggccgGACCCTTTGCTGCCCCTCGTCCTACCCTGCCCTGAGCATCTCGTTGCTCCGGGGGCTGCTCCGCTCtcgggggctgcagcggggtCGCGCCGTGCCCCGGCTGGGTGCTGGCTGCGTTGTCCTCAGGTCTGAAGGTGCTGAAGAGGGGGCGGTCGTCATCCATGGGGCCAATGTCCCTGGCGTGCGGAGAGGAACAGGCTGAGGTGAAGCCTCCACGGGGGGTCCCACGCTTCCCCCGTGCTGCCCCATAAGCTCatcgccttcctcctccccaggaaCCCACACGGTGTGAAGGGGCAACGCTGGGAACCCGGAGAAAAGCCCCAGGAGGGACCCTGAGAACCTCTAAAACTCGGTGAgccaggaggggagagggaggagatggggaaaaCGCACGAAACCCTGTGCGTGGACGGGACGGGGACCCTGGCCACGTGCGTGTGAACTCGGGCTCTGCGTGCGCCCAGCGCCCGGGCTCGGCTGGGTGCCGCCAACgctcagcaaaacaaaattaatcccAACCAGATGCTCGAGGGGGTGGAAGCGGCCGGGGCTATTTCGATTACGGGAGGCATCTCTGAGTCACGGGGGCCGGTCAGGGCTCATCCAGGAGCGGGGTTCTGGTGGGTCCCAGAGCCCCAGGACCAAGGCCTCGTCTCTGCCTTTACGCAGCACCGAGGGGACCGGCGGCTGCAGCGCGCCCGGCCCGATCTTGCACCCAAAAACGCACGgaagagggcagggaggaggctgaCAAAGCAAAACGGCACAACCCCAACTTGAGCAAACAGCAGCCGGGCGGTGTGGGCGAGCCGGGCTCCTGCCCTCCggggcagggctgaggctgcTCCTGGGCTGGGAAGGGCCCAAAGTGGCCTCGAAAAGGGCCGAAGCCCGGCCTCGCCATGTGCCCCCTCTCTGTGCTGCGCACGGGCGGCTCTGTGCAGGGCTGGATGGGTGCGTTGGGGCGCGCAGGAGCCCTGCTGTGGTCCCTTCTCCCCGCACCTCCTTTGTCCTCTGCCCCTCTCCATCACGGACCCTTCCCCCGGGACGAACGGCGAGCATCTCCGTGTCACCGTGGTGCTGCACGTCCCCGTGCTCGGGGCCCACTTCCCAGCCTctctgcccccaccccagctcaACCAACCCCGGGAAgaccccagcccctcgcccccagcCCTTGCACCTACCTCCGCCGGCCGGGACCCCGAAGCCCGGGGCAGGAACCGGGGTCCGTGTGGGGCCAGGGGCGCTGGCGGTGGGGCAATGCTGCCGCCTCGCCCGTGGTtgcgccgccgccgggggcAGGAAGCGGCGAGCGAAGGAGCTGCACCGCGGGGCGAGGAGGGGCCGACGTCACGGAAAGGCGGCGTGGGGCTGCGGGTGGCACCGGCGCCGGCGGGGGCACTTTGGGGACGTCTCCTtgccctcctccctctctgccccGAGCAACATCGGCTGCTGATTTCGTGCTGCAAAGCCTTGAGGGGTCACCAGGGGAGCGCGGGTTGTGCCCGGTGATGTCCGTGCTGATGGGGGCAAGCTGCAGCcgagggggctggggctgcagccaccccctTGGCCGCCCGCCCCGCAGCACGTCTGCACCCACAAAAAGCTCTTTATTTGTCCCATCTGCGCCCTGGTTCCCCCCCGCAaggcccagccctgcagctgcacagagctTTGGGGCTGGAGCTGGTTTGCAGCCCTGGCGCGGGGGCTTTGCGCGGAGCCCACGGTgcgtccccagccccacggccgcGGTGGGCCGGCACGATGCCCCCCGGCGCTCTCCACCTTAAGAAACCCGTCCCTCCTCTCTACCTTCACACCCTCCGCTCCGTTTCCCCTCCGGGCAGTTGGGTTACAATATTTTTATCGGCCAGGCAGGTTTCCTGTTTGCAATCCTCGCGCTCACGGGTGCGGACGGAGCGACCGCGGCGGTGGGAGCGAAAGCTCGCTCGGCCCCGGGACCGATCCTTCCGGCTCCCGGACGCTCCTCGAGGGGCCGAGGCGCAGAAACGCCGAGCGATGTGACCCTACAAGGCCTGTCCCAGCTCCTCTCCGCAGCTGGCCCCGCTCTGCCGGGCGGGGACAGCGTGGGGGGATTTCTCCAGGGACCTTGGAAGCAGAGGCGCGCGGAGCTTTTTCATTCCTGCTGGTTTTCCTCAGTCTCTTCCCAGCGGAAGCCGGATCCCAGGAAAAGAGGggacttggaggaaaaaaaaaatccccgcACGGTGGGTTGCAGGAGGAAGGCTGGAGCCGCGCAGGGCGGGGGTGCGGAGCACAGCGTGGTCTCGTCCCACAGGGGGACGTCGCACCCGGAGCTGGGCAGAGGTAAGGGGTCCCGGCGAGGTGGGGTCCCGCTGGTGCACGGGTGGCTCCGGCAAGCCCCCGCGGTGCAAATCTCAGCTGTGCCCCGCGGAGTGcaggggggttttggggtcctgGGGGGGCTCTGGTTGTCCCTGGGGGGGCTCTGGTTGTCCCTGGGGGGGCTTTGGTTGTCCCTGGGGGGGCTTTGTGGCTGAGGTCGCTGCAGCCTGACCTgtgtttggaaatatttgttgGGAACCCCTCCCGGGTGGTGCCGCGCAGCCGCCCAGCTCCGCTCGTCTCCATCAGCTGCGTTTCCCTTTGGAGGGCTGAGCCATCCAGGGATACAGCGGGGTGCACGCTCtgcccccgggacccccccctctgccccctttgcagcccccccggggctgtgAGCACggctgggctcagccctgcagccgcCTGCAGTGCGGTCACTGCGGCGTCCCCCCTGCAAAAGCAGCGCGGGGCTGGAAGGAAACTGCCCCAGTGTCCGTAAGCCCTGGGGACATCTGGGCTGCTGTGACCACGGATGGCGGCTGGGCCCCCCCTCGgggcccccccccagccctgtcaCATGCTGGGGACGGTCACCCAGCTCCAGCCGCTGCCAGCAGCCGCCCCCACGCATGTCCCAGCACGTGGGTTGGGGACCGCGCGGCGCCTGGCCGGGTGCCCCCGCGCAGCCCGGGGGGTGGCACGGGGCTGTCACCGCGGGGAGCAGCCATCCCCTGTCCCGGCAGCGAGGAAgagcgcggcggggcgcggAGGAAGGCTCGGGGGGGGGTAAGGGTTCCCCCCCGCTTCACCGTGcgccctgcctcagtttcccctcttCGCTTGGGCGCATCGAGGAGCGGCGCCAAAAGCCATCGGTGCGAGGAGCCTGGGGGGGCTCTGCCGGGACTgagaggtgggcagggggcgcctggccccgctgcccttccccagagcccctctctctttttgtctttgcagcGATGGCTGAGGacgggggggccggggggtcGGCCTCCAACAGCACCCAGGTGAGCCGCAGccgggaggagctgggggggtcTCAGAGAGGAGCTCGTGGAGGTGATTTTGGTGCAAGGTGGGGTGGGGGCCAGGAGGGCGTTGGATGTACACCGGAGAACCCCCTCCTGCAtgcacctggggggggggggggggggcacagtgCCCTCCACGGGGCTCCTGGGCTAGGTGCAGCCCCCCGAGGCATGCGGCTGAGCCGGGACCCCCGCGCCACCCCCCCCGGCAGGATGAAGCCTCACCGGTGGTCGCCCTGAGGCCGGGCAGCGTGGAGGAGCTCTACGAGCTGCTGGAGACGCTGGGCAGGTGAGAGGGGGCCGCGGGGTGCCCCGGGTGGGggcaggccccccccccccccccc includes the following:
- the SH2D2A gene encoding SH2 domain-containing protein 2A isoform X1 → MDDDRPLFSTFRPEDNAASTQPGHGATPLQPPRAEQPPEQRDAQGRAPPGWPPPGGGAQPELVALWARTRLWFEQTQARRLGAEGELPAWFHGFISRRETEQLLQDRPPGCFLVRFSESTVGFVLSYRGRERCRHFVLDQLPDGRYVILGERSAHAELAALLRHYAAAPVAPYHEFLTVPCPRDKPHRGVQPPGSSSPLPATPPAYSTVAKRPPGAGQAAGDGTEGGSGEAPGTPPPLPAKVGSSSAPQGPRSRARSGGAAPEGPYAQVQREAVPAEPPEAKYQQLVRFHTYAEPRECAEPEEPIPFYAMGRGCGPAPEENVYSEVALAQRELPPLLPRGARGPISTLPPKAQAPTEPARRRLFRSFSSQASRRRQPPAAPTVGGGQRGAPSPPLEAPRNPSLEFDDPVYGQRKSSATRTAAPAGQEGQENIYEQLSGERP
- the SH2D2A gene encoding SH2 domain-containing protein 2A isoform X2; protein product: MDDDRPLFSTFRPEDNAASTQPGHGATPLQPPRAEQPPEQRDAQGRAPPGWPPPGGGAQPELVALWARTRLWFEQTQARRLGAEGELPAWFHGFISRRETEQLLQDRPPGCFLVRFSESTVGFVLSYRGRERCRHFVLDQLPDGRYVILGERSAHAELAALLRHYAAAPVAPYHEFLTVPCPRQDKPHRGVQPPGSSSPLPATPPAYSTVAKRPPGAGQAAGDGTEGGSGEAPGTPPPLPAKVGSSSAPQGPRSRARSGGAAPEGPYAQVQREAVPAEPPEAKYQQLVRFHTYAEPRECAEPEEPIPFYAMGRGCGPAPEENVYSEVALAQRELPPLLPRGARGPISTLPPKAQAPTEPARRRLFRSFSSQASRRRQPPAAPTVGGGQRGAPSPPLEAPRNPSLEFDDPVYGQRKSSATRTAAPAGQEGQENIYEQLSGERP